Genomic DNA from Desulfonema ishimotonii:
GAGACATGAGACAGGATGTTCACCTCGGCGTTAAAATCGGACTAGGATTTCTGGCGATGTTATTACTGACACTGGGGGTCGGCTATGTCGGATATTACAGCCTTGAATCTGTATCGGAGCGGGTTGATAAGGCGGATGATATCAACCGCATGGTGAAAATGATACTTGAAGCCAGACGCCACGAGAAGAATTTTATCATCCGGGGGGATCATTCATACGTGGAAAAGGTCAGCGGCTATATCCGCACCATAAGGCGTCAGGCTGGCGAAACCCGGAAAAAATTTACAACCCCGCACAACAGAGAGCAGATAGATGCCATCCGTGCGTCAGTCGATGTCTATGAAAAGGCCTTTCTGGGCTACGTCGATTTCCTGGAGAAAAAATCGCCGGATAAGGAGCTCCGCGCCAAAGCGGATGAGATCATGGTCACAGCAGCCCGTGAGGTGCTCTCCGTCTGCTACGACACCCGGTCGGATCAGAAGAACAAAATGCACGGCCAAATGCGGTGGGCAAAGCGTGTTCTGGCAGGCGGGGCCATCCTGGCCCTGTTCCTCGGCGCATTTCTGGCACTCGCCATTACCCGCGCCATCATCCGGCCCGTGGTCGGGGTGGTTCACGGGCTGACCGATGCGGCAGGACAACTGGCCGCAACGGCTGCCCAGGTGTCGTCCGCCAGCCAGTCCCTGGCCCGGGGGCCTTTGACCAGGCCGCATCCATAGAGGAAACCGCCGCGTCTCTGGAGGAAGTGGCGGCGATGACCCGGAGCAACGCGGACAACGCCGGAGAGGCGAACAGTCTGATGACCCAAAACGATGCCGTGGTGCGCAATGCCAGCCATGAGATCAATGCCCTGAACCAGTCCATGCAGGAAATCATCCGGGCCGGAGAGGAATCCTCCGGTATTGTCCGGAATATCGACGAGATCGCCTTTCAGACCAACCTGCTGGCGCTGAACGCGGCTGTTGAGGCGGCAAGGGCCGGAGAGGCCGGTGTCGGCTTTGCGGTGGTGGCGGCCGAGGTAAAGAAACTGGCGGAGCGTTCCGCCCGGTCGGCCCGGAACACAGGGGCGCTGATTGAGGATATGGTCAGAAAAATAAGAAGCAGTGCCGATCTGCTGATCGGCACCCATGCCGCGTTTTCCGGTGTTTCCGACAGCACAAAAAACACAACCGGCCTGATCAGTGAAATTGCCGCCGCCTCTTCCGAACAGTCGATGGGCCTTGACCAGGTGAATATCGCCGTATCCGATATGGAACAGATTATTCAGAAAAACGCCGCAGCGGCTGAAGAGGCGGCTTCGGTTGCCGAATCGCTGGATACCCAGGCGTGGCAGCTGGACCACTTCATTGGGAAGCTTGTGGGGCTGATTGAGGGGAAGAGACGGTAAAACGCAGCCTGGGGGGCTTTCAGAGAAGGGCGGGTGACGTCACAGTCCCGCACGCGGATTGCATCCCCGGGCTGAGTATCAGTTTGGCGTCCAGAGCCATCCACCGGCCATCGGACCAGACCACCGGGTTGAGGTCAAGCTGGCTGAACCGGGGGCCGAAGGCCAGGGCCAGCTCACCGGCCTTTACGATGATATCCGCCAGCCCGTCCGGGGTCAGATCAGATCCCCGGAAGCCTCTGAACACCGGGGCCAGGGTCAGCTCGTCCAGCATGGCGCGGGCCTCCTTCCGGGTGCAGGGGGCGAGGCGGAAGGAGACGTCCCCGTACAGTTCGGTCAGTACGCCGCCGGCGCCGGCCATGACCGCTGGTCCGAAGCCGGGGTCAACCAGTGCGCCGACAATGAACTCCGGGCCTTCAAACGCCGCCTGCTCCTCTGCCAGAACCGGCGTGCCGGGGAACCGTTCCTGAAGCGCTCTGATGGCGCCGGGCAGGGATTCCCTGTCCAGATTCAGCATCACTCCGCCCAGATCGGTCTTGTGGAGGATCTCACCGGCACAGACCTTGGCCACACAGGGCGGTGACAGGGTTTCTGCCGGGAAATCCGATGCACCGGGGAGAATGCGAATCCCTTTGGGGGCTGCAATGCCGAATCGGGCAAGCAGGGCCTTGACCTCGGATTCATCCGGTTTTTCCGGAACCATCAGGCCGTCAATCCATTTCTGAAGATCCGTGTTCATGGTGCTGCCTCCGTATTTTTGAGAATACTCGCCCGCTCCGCCAGAAACCGGGCGGCCCGGACCGCCCGTCCGACCGAGGGAAATCCCACCACGCCGTGCCGGTGAAAGCGGCGCAGATAGTCGTCCGTAAAGGGACCGTACTGGGTGAACACAATCACCGGTTTTGCCGAATTTTCGGCGCGGCCGGCGATCTCCTCCACCATGCGGTCGGTGATGGAGGGCGGCGCAAAAAAAGCCGTGCAGATGACCATATCCGTATTGGGGTCATCCAGCAGGGCATCCAGTGCATCGCCGACCATCCGGTCGTTGGCGCTGGCGGTCAGGTCCACCGGATTCCGGCATGAGGCAAAGGGAAAGGTGGCCGCCCGGATGCGGGCCTCCGTGGCCGGCTCCAGCACGGCCATTTCAAGGCGCCCCGGCCCATGATGCAGTTCCACATGGTCCGCAGCCATGACGCCGTATCCCCCGGCAGGGGTCAGAATGGCAACCCGGTTGCCTTTGGGAACCGGCAGGACCGACAACGTCTTGGCCGCATCACACAACGCTTCGTCATCAAAGACCCGCTGCACACCGAACTGCCGAAACGCGCCGCCCACCACCCTGTCCGATCCGGCCAGACGTCCGGTGTGGGAGCTGACGGCAGATGCCCCGGCACCGGACCTGCCGGCCTTGAGGACCACCACCGGCTTCCGGGCCGCGATTCCGCGGGCAGCCTCGAGAAAGTCCCGGCCCCGGTCAAAGCTTTCCACATAGAACGCCAGACAGGTGGTGCCGCTGTCTTCACCGAAATGGCGCAGGAAGTCAATTTCATCCAGATCGCATTTGTTGCCCAGGCCGATAAAGGCCCGCATTCCGAAGCCGGTGTTGCTGGCAAGGCCCAGTGCCTCCACCCCCACGGAACCGCTCTGGGAGATAAAGGCAACTCCGCCGCCCCTGGCCAGTGCGCTGTCGCCGTGTTCCACAAACAGGGTGTCGAGCCGGTTGTGGGGGAGAAAGACGCCCAGGGTGTTGGGCCCGAGAATGCGGCTGCCGGTGATTTTTGGGATGGCGCTGAGGCGATCCTCCAGCACCTTTCCTCCGGGGCCTGCCTCGGCAAATCCCCCGGCCACCACGATGATGTGGGGAATCCCGGACCGGGCGCATTCTTCGGCTGCGGTCACGGCGCCTTCTGCGCCGATGGCGATCACCGCCAGGTCGATCTCTCCGGCGGGCAGTGCGGAAACAGCGGAACAGGCCGGAATGCCCAGGACGTCGCTCTCGTTCGGATTGACCGGATACAGGGAAAAGCCGGATCGGCGAAGCTGTTCAAAAATGATGCGCCCGACCCGTCCCGGTCTGGCGGTTGCCCCGATAACGGCAATGGCGCGGGGATTGAGAAGCGCCTGAAGGTCCGATTGCTGCCCCATCTGCTTATGCCTTTCCTTCGCTGACCAGCCGCGCGAAATGCTCAAAGGAGCGGTCATAGGTCTTTTCCGCGTCTTTGGGAAAACAGCATCCGGGAAGCTGTCGGCTTTTCAGGTGATAGCTGATACACTCGCAGCAGATGCCCCGTTTGCCACAGGAGGTGTAGGTGCATCCGCAGTTTTCAAGATTTTTTTCTTTTTTACATTCCATGATCCGCTCCTGATGATCTGATAAGATGTTGGGAAAAAGTTTTCCCGGTACGATCTTTGTCTATGCTGCCGCCGCACGAATACTGTTCGGATTACGGTCTGAAAAAACGACATGGAAAATGAGCCTGTGCCGGGCAAGGCAAATTATATACTGCCTACCGTCATAAAATAAGCCTTTGTCATTTCGACCGAAGGGAGAAATCCTGAGATTCCCCGCATCCGTTCGGAATGACAGAAACGCAGATTGTGGCGGCGCTGAGTATATGTCATAAAAAAACAGCCGGAGATCAGTCGGTATTATTTTCAGACCGGTCTGTATTCGGAAGCCGCCGGATCAGCGGGTCTGGCCCGTTCACCGTGTTTTACACTTCAACTGGCGGAAAATAGAACCCTGTCAGATTTAAAACATCCGCTTGCGGCTGGTGAAGCCGGAGGCCCGCTGATAGTCCCCGCTCTTCTTGAACAGAACGCCCAGATAGGGCACATCGCCCTTGCGCAGTTTTTTGGGATTGAAATCCGGCTCTGCGTTCAGGGCCCGGATCCAGTTGAGCAGCTCACGGGTGGCCGGTTTTTTTTCAATCCCGTCCAGATCGCGCAGACTGTAAAATGTCCCAATGGCGCTTTCCAGCAGATTTTCGTCAATATTCGGGAAATGGACGCCGATGATTTTGCGCATCATTTTGGGGTCCGGGAACGCGATGTGATGAAAGTTGCACCGGCCCAGAAACGGGTCGGACAGGTCTTTTTTCGCGTTGGAGGTGATGATGATCACCGGCCTTTGCCGGGCCTGCAGGGTCTTGTCGATCTCGATGATGTCAAATTCCATCTGGTCCAGCACGTCGAGCATGTCGTCCTGAAAGTCGGTATCGGCCTTGTCGATCTCGTCAATGAGCAGCACGGTGCGCGCATCCGCCGTAAAGGCCTGCCCGATCTTGCCCATTTTAATATATTCCTCAATATCGCTCACGTCCCGCTGGGAATCGCCGAACCGGCTGTCGTTGAGCCGGGTCAGGGTGTCATATTGGTACAGGGCCTCAATCAGTTTCATGCTCGATTTGACGTTGAGGACCAGCAGGGGCATCTTCAGACTTTCGGCAATGGCATGGGCCAGCATGGTTTTGCCCGTGCCCGGTTCGCCCTTGAGCAGCAGCGGCATTTCCAGGGCCATTGAGATATTTATGATGTTTGCCAGTTCTTCATCCAGCACATAACGGGTTGCCCCGGTGAATTTCTTCGCGTTGTCAGCCATAATCAAACCCTTTTTTTCTGCGTGTTGTTCGGGAATCCGACAGTCATAGATAAGGCTCAGGGATTTTATGGCAGGTTCCTGTGCCTGCCCTGTGTCACCTCTGCGATCTGAACAACAGACCTTCCTGTAAAACTGAAAATCCGGTTTCGCAATTTATTATGTAAGTGATTATTGATAAAGTTTTTGAAAATCGGAGTGCATGAGGTCTGCTCATGCGCGTGTCAGAAAAGGCATGAGCAGACCTCATGCACTCCGGTGAATCTGTCAGAACCTTTCAAATAATCACTTATCCGAAGTCGGCATAAGATGGGTTTTGCAGGAAGTCTGATGTATTTAATCCGCAGTCCTAAGATTTATTCCTGATCCGGTCCGATACCGTCCGGGTCAGCCACAAGACCCGCGTGGCATGTTCGGGGCTCAGGGAGCCGGTGCCACAGCTCGGGGTGATGAACGACTGGGCCAGAAGCGTGGCCCGGTCAACCCCCAGCGTTCCGATCTGAGCGGCCTGTTCCTCCCACATGGCCACCAGGGATTCCGGGGTTTCCCGGTCGATATCCTCGGCGTTCCCCGTGGGCACAATCCCCCATGCGATCAGGCGGCCGGCCTCAAGGAATTTCCGGATCGGGTCCGGGTAGAGGATAAATTTGTCAAAATAGGAGTAGGCGTCAAAATTGACGATGTCCACGTCCGTGTCGATAATCAGATCCCATTCGGTGTTGGCACAGACATGGATGCCGGTCAGCCCGCCCTCGGCGTGAACCGCTTCGATCACCTCATTCAGACAGGCCGTGACCTCCGCTTTGGAGATGCTGATAAACTCCGACGAGCCAAATCCGGCCAGTGCCGGTTCGTCCAGAAAGATAATCACGGGCCGGTTGAACCGGGCGAGCTGTCTCACCTGCCAGCGGGCTTTCAGGGCCAGCAGTTTCACTGCCGCGTCCCGGAGCTGTTCGTCGTAGAAGATCGCCCGGCCCTGCTGCTCTTTGACGGCAGTCGTAAAAGTGACAGGCCCGGTGATCTGGCCCTTCAGTGCCACCGGTTCCGATGCCGCCGCCCGGATATAATCCATGAATGTAAAAAACCCCCTGGCCATGTCGGGCGTCAGGGCAAACCGGGAGTTATCTATATCCGTGCCCCCTTCAAGGACCGCCATATATTCCTCGTAAAACGCCACCAGCGCCTCGTCAAAGCCTTCGCGCTCCGTGTGGATAAAGGATTTGTCCCCTTCCGCGGTCAGTCCCGGCAGTCCCGGCATGAACTGGGCAATCATCCCCTCCTCGGGATATGCCGGAAGCTGAACCCACAGCGGAATTTCAGGTGTATGGTCGAAAACGAGCCGGGCGGCCTCCTCGTGGTCCCGAACGGGCAGACTTCCGATCAGAAGCGGCAGGCCCTCAGGACGAAATTGCGATGTCAGCATGATCATAACCCTTTCTTACTGAATAAAATAATGCCGATAATGCGGCACTGGGTATTTAAATTATATAATGAAATATAGTATACTTACCATGAATAATCCCGTCATGACAAGGTTTATAAATAAAATTGACACCCCCCCGGACCGGTGATATATTTCGGAAATAAACAGACCGTTCACTTTTCAGGAGAGAGGCGTATGCCATACAATATTATCTCACTGAACGCAAAGCTTCGGGAGGCCAGAGACAAAAAGGATCTGACAGAAAGACGGCGTAAACTGGCCGCTGTCCGCAACGCACTTCTGGAAGCAAGGCGCCCCTTTAAATGTGAAAAATGCCATCAGCCGATCGGGGCGGAACATCTGTCCGAGGACGGCGGCCACCCGGATTTAAAGGTGCCGTTTCTCTTTTGTCCGAGTTGTTCGGAAGAGTACCTGGATTATATCAGACGGCTTCAGGGGCAGGGAGATCCGGCCTGTTACTGGCGCAACGAAGCCTGGCTCGAACTCTGGAAACGCTGGCTTGACTACCAGGGAACCGTTGACCGTTATTTAAAATCAAATGAATTTAAGCAGCTTCTGGAAGAACTGAAGCTGCCAGATCCCTACAGATAGGAGGAAATAATTTATGTTTGGAATCGGAATGCCGGAACTTATTATCATACTGGTCATCATACTGATCATCTTCGGGGCCGGAAAACTGCCGGAAATCGGCGCAGGCATGGGCAAAGCCATTCGCAATTTCAAGAGTGCCACCTCAGAGCCTGCTGAGAAAGAAGCGGACGAAAAGAAGAAAAAAATCGAAGACACCGACCCGTCCTGAAGCAGATATCCCACCCTCCCCTTCCGGTCATCCCCCAGGCGGCCTGCCCCATCTCCGTGATGAAGCCGCCTTTTTCTTTTTGCAGATTTCTGTGAGCCTGCGCGCATCAGGCGGCGATGATTTTAACCGAGGGCCAACCCGCTTCAGCCCAATCATTCGCAGGCGATAAAATGTCCGCCGATTTTTTTGTCCGTAAATGAATTCCCCGACTGACCCTGCCGCAGTTTGAGGCAATTTTCACCGGTCAGATCCGAAACTGGCGTGAGGTGGGCGGCGCGAACATGCTGATCATGCTTCTGGGACGGAAGAAAACCGAGGCCAGTTAGCTGGCCCTGTGTCAGGATTATCCGTTTATGCAAAATACGCCATTCCACAAAAAATGCTAAAAAGAACACAAGATCATAAAGGGCATTGGCACGGTTCCGGGGGCTGTCGGCTTCAGTTCCCGCTCCAACCTTTTAAAATTATGCCGTTCTGGATATTGACGGATTTTCAAGCGGGCAGAATATCGGGCTGGTTTATAGGTTTTGTCCCACTTTTTACACAAAACATCTGCCGACTTCGGATGGCATAAGGGCATTTTCAGTCTGATCAGGACGCAGTACCCTGAAAATATATGAAAAATATTTTTCCACAGAATTTACCGGATATTCCGGTTCTCTGACAGAAAAATCCGATTCCGGCTTTTGTGCAAAAGACGGGACACCGCATATCTCTTTGAAAAA
This window encodes:
- a CDS encoding CHASE3 domain-containing protein; protein product: MRQDVHLGVKIGLGFLAMLLLTLGVGYVGYYSLESVSERVDKADDINRMVKMILEARRHEKNFIIRGDHSYVEKVSGYIRTIRRQAGETRKKFTTPHNREQIDAIRASVDVYEKAFLGYVDFLEKKSPDKELRAKADEIMVTAAREVLSVCYDTRSDQKNKMHGQMRWAKRVLAGGAILALFLGAFLALAITRAIIRPVVGVVHGLTDAAGQLAATAAQVSSASQSLARGPLTRPHP
- a CDS encoding methyl-accepting chemotaxis protein, coding for MTRSNADNAGEANSLMTQNDAVVRNASHEINALNQSMQEIIRAGEESSGIVRNIDEIAFQTNLLALNAAVEAARAGEAGVGFAVVAAEVKKLAERSARSARNTGALIEDMVRKIRSSADLLIGTHAAFSGVSDSTKNTTGLISEIAAASSEQSMGLDQVNIAVSDMEQIIQKNAAAAEEAASVAESLDTQAWQLDHFIGKLVGLIEGKRR
- a CDS encoding acetate--CoA ligase family protein; its protein translation is MNTDLQKWIDGLMVPEKPDESEVKALLARFGIAAPKGIRILPGASDFPAETLSPPCVAKVCAGEILHKTDLGGVMLNLDRESLPGAIRALQERFPGTPVLAEEQAAFEGPEFIVGALVDPGFGPAVMAGAGGVLTELYGDVSFRLAPCTRKEARAMLDELTLAPVFRGFRGSDLTPDGLADIIVKAGELALAFGPRFSQLDLNPVVWSDGRWMALDAKLILSPGMQSACGTVTSPALL
- a CDS encoding acetate--CoA ligase family protein — protein: MGQQSDLQALLNPRAIAVIGATARPGRVGRIIFEQLRRSGFSLYPVNPNESDVLGIPACSAVSALPAGEIDLAVIAIGAEGAVTAAEECARSGIPHIIVVAGGFAEAGPGGKVLEDRLSAIPKITGSRILGPNTLGVFLPHNRLDTLFVEHGDSALARGGGVAFISQSGSVGVEALGLASNTGFGMRAFIGLGNKCDLDEIDFLRHFGEDSGTTCLAFYVESFDRGRDFLEAARGIAARKPVVVLKAGRSGAGASAVSSHTGRLAGSDRVVGGAFRQFGVQRVFDDEALCDAAKTLSVLPVPKGNRVAILTPAGGYGVMAADHVELHHGPGRLEMAVLEPATEARIRAATFPFASCRNPVDLTASANDRMVGDALDALLDDPNTDMVICTAFFAPPSITDRMVEEIAGRAENSAKPVIVFTQYGPFTDDYLRRFHRHGVVGFPSVGRAVRAARFLAERASILKNTEAAP
- a CDS encoding DUF6485 family protein, with protein sequence MECKKEKNLENCGCTYTSCGKRGICCECISYHLKSRQLPGCCFPKDAEKTYDRSFEHFARLVSEGKA
- a CDS encoding AAA family ATPase, whose product is MADNAKKFTGATRYVLDEELANIINISMALEMPLLLKGEPGTGKTMLAHAIAESLKMPLLVLNVKSSMKLIEALYQYDTLTRLNDSRFGDSQRDVSDIEEYIKMGKIGQAFTADARTVLLIDEIDKADTDFQDDMLDVLDQMEFDIIEIDKTLQARQRPVIIITSNAKKDLSDPFLGRCNFHHIAFPDPKMMRKIIGVHFPNIDENLLESAIGTFYSLRDLDGIEKKPATRELLNWIRALNAEPDFNPKKLRKGDVPYLGVLFKKSGDYQRASGFTSRKRMF
- a CDS encoding twin-arginine translocase TatA/TatE family subunit, encoding MFGIGMPELIIILVIILIIFGAGKLPEIGAGMGKAIRNFKSATSEPAEKEADEKKKKIEDTDPS